One Vicugna pacos chromosome X, VicPac4, whole genome shotgun sequence DNA window includes the following coding sequences:
- the LOC140691847 gene encoding melanoma-associated antigen 8-like encodes MTGGASGGLRGESQLLPRLKVHRRPSTSRRAPVRPRAPLERRPARGSPFVTPSLAPLGCPTPLIVPPVEMSELRKAAEDLQDPRDSRGLMDVQQMEAEREGGASPWSSSSSVSSSYSACAVSLLHDAAPSMVTDLVGFLLLKYHRKQPTTRAEMLSIFLREYQDHFPAVFSQASEYMQLVFGVDVKEVDPGGHWYVLVPTLGLTCDGMLGDGQSMPKNGLLVMLLCMIHLEGERLPEEEVWGALSKLGLRAGREHFIYGEPRELITKVWVQEGYLEYRQVANSDPARFEFLWGPRAHAEISNLQVLEHLHRASRRGPSSFPSLSDEAASDEEEEA; translated from the exons ATGACGGGCGGGGCCTCAGGCGGGCTGAGGGGggaatctcagctcctgccaagactcaag GTTCACAGACGACCGTCCACCAGCaggagagcccctgtgaggccgagggcacccctggagaggagacca gcccgtgggtccccatTTGTCACCCCTTCCCTCGCTCCTCTCGGCTGCCCGACACCACTCATCGTGCCTCCCGTTGAGATGAGTGAGCTCCGCAAGGCTGCGGAAGACCTTCAGGACCCGAGAGACTCCCGGGGCCTGATGGATGTTCAGCAGATGGAGGCTGAGCGGGAGGGGGGCGCATCCccctggtcctcctcctcctcagtctcctcttcctactctgccTGTGCCGTGTCCCTGCTCCATGATGCAGCGCCTTCGATGGTGACTGACCTGGTGGGTTTCCTGCTCCTCAAGTATCACCGGAAGCAGCCGACCACCAGGGCAGAAATGCTGAGTATCTTCCTCAGAGAataccaggaccacttccctgcgGTCTTCAGCCAGGCCTCTGAGTACATGCAGCTGGtgtttggggtggatgtgaaggaggtggatcCCGGGGGCCACTGgtatgtcctggtccccaccctgggcctcacctgtgATGGGATGCTGGGCGATGGGCAGAGCATGCCCAAGAACGGCCTCCTGGTGATGCTCCTTTGCATGATCCACCTGGAGGGAGAGCGCCTCCCTGAGGAGGAGGTGTGGGGAGCACTGAGCAAGCTGGGGCTGcgtgctgggagggagcacttcatctacggggagcccagggagctcATCACCAaagtgtgggtgcaggaggggtacctggagtaccggcaggtggccaacagcgatcccgctcgctTCGAGTTCCTGTGGGGCCCCCGGGCCCACGCGGAGATCAGCAACTTGCAAGTCCTGGAGCATTTACACAGGGCCAGTAGACGGGGTCCCAGTTCCTTCCCATCCCTGTCAGATGAGGCTGCtagtgatgaggaagaggaggcctgA